Below is a window of Leishmania donovani BPK282A1 complete genome, chromosome 21 DNA.
ACTGATGGACAGCTTCGGCACCTCGACGTCGTTGTCCGGCTTCACGTGGCCAGCGAGCATGCGAATGAAAGTGGTCTTTCCGCAACCATTCTCTCCCAGAAGCACCACAATCTCAGAGTCGGAGAAGGTGCCGGCATCTACGGAGAGGCTGAAGGAGCCTAGGTTCTTGCTCATCGCTGGGTACTCATTCATAGCGCGGCGCTTGCTGACGCCCTCTTCAATATCGTCTGCGATGTGGAATGTGAGGCCCTCCTCACGGAACCGCAGGTTCTCAGTCGGCACAAAACCATCAAGGAAGATATTGATGCCCTCGCGCACACCATAGGGCATTGTCACCACACCGTAGATGCCAGGAACGCCGTACAGCACACAGACGAAATCAGACATGTAGTCCACCACGGACAGGTCATGCTCTACGACGATCACGTAGTTGGTCTCGGTCAGCATGGAGCGGATGACCTGGGCGGCGGTAAGACGCTGGCGCACGTCAAGGTAGCTAGAGGGCTCATCGTACATGTACACCTGCGCATTCTGCACGCAAAGAGCGGCAATGgtgaagcgctgcagctcaccACCTGACAGCTTGTCCAAGGTACGATCCGCCACGTTCTTGAGATCAAGAACCTCCATGAAGTAATCCTTCATGCTACGCTCATCTGCCTTGGTAAGAAGAACCTCTACCACCCCATTGTTGGTCTTTGGCACCTTGTCTACGTACTGCGGCTTCAGAAGAACGCGCATCTTGTCGTCTAGTAGGTGCTGGAAGTACGCCTGATGCTCGGAGCCGCGGAAGTACTTGAGAATCTCGTCCCACCCAGGCTCATTCATGTATCTTCCGAGATTCGGCTTAATGCGGCCCTTCAGGACCGAGAGGGCAGTCGATTTGCCCGTACCGTTCGCGCCAACAAGGCCAAGCACCTGTCCGGGACGAGGCAGTGGAAGGCGATGCAGCTTGAAGCTGTTAGGGCCGTAGCGGTGCACAGTGTCCCTCTCTAGGTTAGAGGGGAGGTTGATGATACGAATTGCATCGTAGGGGCACTTCTTCACGCACAGCGCGCAACCAATGCAAAGTTCCTCCGATATCTTGGAGATGGTGCTTTGGTGGCTCACCTCGATGCACAGCTTACCCTGCAGCACAACAGGGCAGCACTTGTGGCACTCGAGGTTGCACTTGCGTGGCTTGCAGCGGTCCGAATTGACCACTGCAATACGAGTGAGCCGCGACTGCTCTTCGGCCTGCTTCTTTGGTGGCATCGGAATTGATTGTACGCTTCCTTCCTGTTGCTTTTCAGCGACGGCAAAATCAAGGAGTGGGGAGACAGAGCATATGGTTCATAGCTGTACACGAAAGTTGGCTCACAGCAGTCACAAGTCCGACTGGAAGGAACCTGAGAGATACGGAGGTGTCTCAAAGATTGTCAGGCAACGCGACGGCACCAGCACAAGTCTCGGGAAGAGATGGCCCAGCTGGCAGGTCTTCAAAACATGGGCAAAAAAGCTGATGTGCTCATTCGGGCAGCCTACAAAAAACTGCTAGGAACACGGAAACCGTTTTTCCTCCCCTTCAGTGAAGTATGCTTCGTAGATCTCGCTTGTAAGCCGTTATATACAAACAAACGCTGTGCAGGGCACACCGAAGGGGAATAGGAGCCCAGTTTTCTATTGCTTTTTAAACGTGCCCGCTTTCCGCCACACAACACGAGGTCGAACGCCTGTCTACACCTCCTCCGTCACAGACCCAACCTCGCGTGGGCCGAtggcagccgtagacacacacgcgccacaaCAACGCGCTGGCCCAGCCatcggagagcacggcccccacccacgcccacaGCCCACGCTTCGCggggcgccgcgcagccgcgcccaccatgccggccgccaccgggcgcatccccctcgcgATGGCGCTCGggcaccccacccacaccagtgggcggtgtgagggccgggccGGGTGGGAGACGCTCGGGTCACGATGACGCTCTacccatcatgtggatggatACAGAtctgcctcgctgtcgcgggccACTCCGATGCAACGTCATCcaggacgccaccgccggcaccagcagcgacacatcgctctgaaccctcccccctgcggCGTAGGTACCTGACCCCGTCgccaccagaagcggctcggcacttggcagggggtgggggagggggctgcttggcttttcccagacagagagagtgggTGCTGAAgtgccacgcactgaggggtgtgcgtg
It encodes the following:
- a CDS encoding ATP-binding cassette protein subfamily E, member 1, putative; translation: MPPKKQAEEQSRLTRIAVVNSDRCKPRKCNLECHKCCPVVLQGKLCIEVSHQSTISKISEELCIGCALCVKKCPYDAIRIINLPSNLERDTVHRYGPNSFKLHRLPLPRPGQVLGLVGANGTGKSTALSVLKGRIKPNLGRYMNEPGWDEILKYFRGSEHQAYFQHLLDDKMRVLLKPQYVDKVPKTNNGVVEVLLTKADERSMKDYFMEVLDLKNVADRTLDKLSGGELQRFTIAALCVQNAQVYMYDEPSSYLDVRQRLTAAQVIRSMLTETNYVIVVEHDLSVVDYMSDFVCVLYGVPGIYGVVTMPYGVREGINIFLDGFVPTENLRFREEGLTFHIADDIEEGVSKRRAMNEYPAMSKNLGSFSLSVDAGTFSDSEIVVLLGENGCGKTTFIRMLAGHVKPDNDVEVPKLSISYKPQKIAPKFQGTVRDLLQTKIYEMYCHPQFQTDVLKPLTIEEILDQEVQNLSGGQLQRVGLCIALGTPANIYLIDEPSAYLDSDQRIIASRVIKRFILNSKRTAFIVEHDFIMATYLADKVIVYDGTPAVNCTARTPCGLLEGMNRFLKSLNITFRRDPTNFRPRINKLDSVKDRDQKASGNYFYMTDMEDPKGKKPAQKNGDDSDNDDGSDVKAAPKKQQSQRHDGEGNNGKGKKAQKN